In Thiofilum sp., the genomic window TGCATTAAAATAAGCTTGTAAATCCATCGCTTATTTCACCGCAATCAATGAGCTAAAGCTCAAACATTGGAACCATTGATAGACCTGTTTAAACCCAATTTTGCTTAAACGCTCTATATGCTCAGCGCAGGTATCAGGGATTAATACATGTTCTAGCGCAGTACGCTTTTGGCTGATTTCTAGTTCGGAATAACCATTAGCGCGTTTAAAAGCACTATATAAATCGGTCAAAAAGGTCTGTTCGGCATCAGCCGCGAATTTAAGTTTTTCCGATAAGATCAGCACGCCATTAGGGACTAAGGCTTGATACAAACGTTCTAAGAGTGCTTGGCGATCTTGGGGCGGTAAAAATTGCAAAGTGAAATTGAGTACGATGACTGAAGCTGGCTCGAAGTTTAGCTCCCGAATATCCGCACACAGTACTTGGACAGGCTGACGCGGCAAATGGCGCTGCAATATTTTTTCACAACGCAGCACCATAGCGGGCGAATTATCCACACCGACAAATTGCACTTTTTCGGCTTGAGTCCGCGAGGCAAGCGCTAAGGTCGCCGCTCCCAGAGAACACCCTAAATCGTAAACATGAGTATTAGGCTGAATAAACTCCTGCCCCATAACACCGAGTAAAGTCAAAATGGTTTCATAGCCGGGCACGGAGCGGCGAATCATGTCTGGAAACACATCTGCCACCGCCTCATTAAAGGTGAAATCAACGACTTGCGGTAAGGGTTGAGCATAAACTTGGTCGCGGCTCATGCCTCTTACTCCTGATTACCCGGCCAAAGCGTATCAGCGGATAAACGCCCTAGATCAATAGATTCACCGGTACGTTTGCCCGCATCGGGACTCATGAAAAATAAATACGGCCCTACCACGTTTTCAGGACGCACTAAGGTGGTTTGATTCTCGCCCGGATAGTGCAAAGTACGTAATGAAGTCCGCACTGGTCCCGTATTGATTTTATTCACGCGAATAAATTGTGGTGGCGTATCGTATTCAGTCATCACTAAATCCGCCAAGGTATCTAATGCCGCTTTGGAAACACCATATCCACCATAATAAGGCTTATTAGTCGCATCGCTGGAAACCACAATAGCGGGATCAGGAGCTTTCTCTAAAAGTGGTAGGCAATTTTTCAAAATCAAAAAATTAGCGTGAAGATTAATATTAAACATCTGTGACCATAGATCGACATCATGCAATTTGATCGGCATGAAGGCCGCTAGCCATGCAGCATTCAAAACTAGACCATCTAAACGCCCCAATGTTTCGGTAATTTTTTCAGCTAATAAGGCGTAATCATCTTGATTAGCTTTTTCTAAATCGAGGGGATAAATCGCAGGTTCAGGATAGCCTGCATTGACGATTTTGTCGTAGGTCACTTCTAAGGCAGGAACGTTTTTATCTAACAATACTACCGTTGCCCCAAAACGCGCATAAGCCACTGCGACTGCATGACCAATGCCACTCGCAGCCCCCGTCACTAAAATCACTCGCTCCTGCAACACGGGCTGGGCAGGTACATAATTGAGCAGTTCCTGATACATACTAACTCCGCAAAGGCTAAGCTCTAAAGGGGCGGTATTTTAGCGCCAAAGTATTGTCTATTGCTACCTCGCAGCCTACCCCTTTCTAGACAGCCTAGTCGTGCAATAATGCATAAAACAGCCCTTAGGATAAGCATTCATGGCGACGATTTATGACTTAAAACCTGCGTTTCAAAACTTACTAAGACCGCTAGTTGCTAGCCTAGCCAAAGCAGGTATTAGCCCCAATCAGATTACTATTGCAGCGCTAGTAATGTCGCTAGGCATGGGTTTAGCCCTCACTCTAACTCAAGGGGCTAAATGGCTATTAGTGCTCTTGCCCTTAGTGTTATTGATACGTATGGCACTCAATGCACTCGATGGCCTATTAGCCAAAGAACACCAGATGCAAACTCCTTTAGGCGCTATGCTCAATGAATTAGGTGATGTTATTTCCGATGCAGCCCTTTATTTACCGTTTGCCTTGTTACCTAATATCTCCCCTACTCTCGTAGTATTGTTTGTTATCACCGCACTACTTACCGAAATGGCTGGACTATTAGGTAAGACGCGGCGTTATGATGGTCCTATGGGCAAAAGTGACCGTGCTTTTTTAATGGGTACTTTAGGATTATTGCTAGGTCTCAATATATTACCTAGTACTTGGGTGAATTCGATTTTAATAGTCGCTTTGATCCTAAGTATTTTAACGATTATTAATCGTTGTCATAAAGGATTATCACAATGATTGATCAGCTTCTAACCTTATTGCATAGCAAAAGCGGCTTAGTCATTTTAGTGATTTATACTTTACTAATTTTTGCTACGCTCCTGATTTATTTAGTCAAGAAATATCATACACCTGAACTAAAAGCAAGGATTCAATCATGGTGGTGGATTATTAGTTTGTTTACTCTGGGAGTAATGATTAATAATACCTTGGCGATGTTTTTCTTTGGTCTAATAAGCTTCCTTGCTTTAAAAGAATACTTTACCCTCATCCCTACGCGTCAAACAGATAGACGAATTATTTTCTATGCTTATCTAGCTATTATTGTGCAATATCTATTCGCTCATATGCAATGGTATGGCATGTTTGTTATTTGGATTCCAGTTTATTTGTTTTTACTACTACCCTTTAGGCAAGTATTGATTGGAGATACCAAAGGTTTTTTAGAAAATACCAGCCGTATTCAATGGGGCTTAATGATGTTTGTCTTTGGCTTAAGTCATTTAGCCTATTTAATAACATTAACCAATCCCAAAAATGGGGTTGCTATTGCAGGTACTGATTTAGTACTATATTTAATCCTCCTGACTGAAGCTAATGATATATTGCAGTATATCTGGGGTAAAAGCGTTGGTAAACATAAAATCATACCTAAAGTTAGTCCTAATAAAACCGTAGAAGGATTTATAGGTGCATTTATTTGTATTACTTTACTAGCCTTAGTTCTCTCCTTTCTCACACCTTTTAGCTGGTATCAAGCTTTATTAGCTGGCATGTTGATTAGTAGCGCTGGGTTTATTGGTGATGTAGTAATCTCTATGATTAAGCGTGACATAGGGGTTAAAGATTCTGGCACTTTAATTCCCGGACATGGAGGTATTTTAGACCGCATTGATAGTCTAACCTACACTGCACCTCTATTTTTCCATTATGTTTATTACTTATATTACTAGGAGGTGCTTATGCTAAAAATATTATTTTTTGCTCTGATAGTACGTCCTTTTTTACTCTTCATTGCAGGTATTAAATTAATCGGGCAAAACTATTTACCCCTAGACAAACCCTGTATCTTAGCCGCTAATCATAATAGTCATTTAGATACCTTAGTTTTAATGAATCTTTATCCGTTTAAAAAATTAAAATATATTCGACCTGTGGCGGCAGCCGATTATTTTCTTAAAAACAAATGGATAGCTTGGTTTTCATTAAAAGTATTGGGCATTATTCCTTTAGATCGCACCAGTACTTTAGATCGTGGTGAACGTTTAATGGGGGTCGAAAACGCTTTAAAGTCTGGCTATAGCATTATTTTATTTCCTGAGGGTAGTCGTGCTACTAATGGCGAAATGGCTCCTTTTAAATCAGGTATTGCCTATTTAGCCAGAGACTTTCCGCATATTCCGGTTATCCCTATTTACATGCATGGGACTGGTAAAGTGTTACCCAAAGGTGAAAAATTACTCGTGCCGTTTGGCATGGAGGTCAACATCGGCAAGCCTATTTATTATACTGCTGAATCGACTAAACAAACCTTTATGAACGAGTTAGAAAGCAGTATTCGCTCCTTACAGAAATCGCTATTGAGTACTTAACATCATGAAAACAGGACAGTTTACCGCATCAGAAGGCACTTTATTATTTTATCGCGCATGGGATGAAGTACCACAAGCCAATGGCAAAATCGTTCTCTTACTCCATCGTGGACACGAACACTCGGAGCGCCTTAGCGGTGTTGCCGACGTATTGGTTCAAGCTGGCTATGCTGTGTATGCTTTCGACAATCGTGGGCATGGCTATAGCAAAACGCCACCTAGTTATGAATTTATGCAATTAGTGCGTGATTTAGACGCTTTTGTACAGTTTGTTTGTGAGGAAACTAATAAAACGCAAGGTGATTTATTTATAGTGGCTAATTCAGTAGGGGGAGTAGTCGCCAGTACTTGGGCACATGATTATGCTCCATCCATTGCAGGCATGGCTTTATTAGCACCTGCTTTTAAAATAAAACTGTATATACCGCTTGCAAAGCCGGCGCTTGATTTAGCGATTCGCTTTAAGCCAACTCTTGATATTAAGTCGTATGTTAAATCACGTTTTCTAACACATAATCGAGCTGAACAAGAACGCTATAATAACGATAAACTGATTAATCCCAGTATTCCAGCACGCCAATTAACTACTTTACTAGATACTGCAAAGCGTGTTGTGAATGATGCACATTTAATAGTAACGCCTACCTTGGTAGTCAGTGCTGCTCAAGACTATGTAGTTGACAATGGCGCACAATTACAATTTTATGCAACCTTGTCATCCCCCTTAAAACAACATCTTATTTTAAATGATTTTTACCACGGCATTTTATATGAGCATGGTGCTGAACAAGTTACTAGCGCTATGTTAGCCTTTATGCAGCAATGCTTTACCTATGATCAGCCTGCGATGCGTGATACTTTAGTAACTTTAACTCAATTTGAAAGCAATCAAATTGCCGGAAACAAAACCACTATCATTAATAAAGCCTCTTATAAGCTACAACGCTTAATGATGCAACGCTTAGGCTTTTTAAGTGATGGAATGCAGATTGGCTTAAAATATGGTTTTGATTCGGGTGTGGCTTTAGATCATGTTTATAAAAATCAACCTTCTGGACTAGGTATTATTGGGCAAGCTATTGATAAACAGTATTTAAATGCTATTGGTTGGCGCGGTATTCGCCAGCGTAAAGTCCATCTACAACAATTACTCAAAGAGGCGATTTTAAAACTACAAGTAGCAGGACAAGAGGTTAATATTGTCGATATTGCTGGAGGCCCTGCCCGCTATTTGGTTGAATTAGCCCAAGCCTTACCTGATATTCACGTACAAGTACGCGATTATCAAGAGCAGAATTTATCTGAAGGTAAAACACTAGCTCAAACTTTAAAATTAACTAATATTCACTACTTACAAGCTAATGCCTTTGATCCAGCTAGCTATCAAAATCAAGCTTTCCGACCTAATATAGTGATTATTTCCGGTGTATTTGAATTATTTAGTGATAATAGTTTAGTGCAAAAAGCAATTAAAGGTATTGCACAATGGTTACAACCTAATGGCTATATTATTTATACCGGACAACCTTGGCATCCTCAATTAGAACAAATTGCTCACGTATTGGGTAATCATCAAAAACAACGCTGGATTATGCGTCGCCGTAGTCAATATGAATTAGATAGCTTATTTAATGAATACGGTTTTCATAAAAAAATGATGAAAATTGATGATTGGGGTATCTTTACGGTATCACTAGCTCAATTATCTGAATCTGAGAGTACCTCATAAAGTACTCTCAAGCACAATTTAAAGCTTGGGATTTATATGTTGAGTATTTAAAGCAGCTAGCACCATGATAGATTTCTCTGCTCATGGTGCTAAGCAATGCTGTCTAGAGATAAATGATTATAAAGTCAGAATCCATGCTGCAATTTTTTCCGCATCTTCTGGTTTTAATGCCGGATTAGCTGGCATAAAACGCATATTGACATTCTCCCAATGCTCAGTGCGATTGAGCGTGCCATGTAACATAGCCTCTACCATGATTTTGCTAGCATCGGGGTTGTTTTTATATTTTTCAGCTATTTGCTTATAAGTAGGGGCTAGCGGCAGATAATGAGTATCGGCTTGTTTATCTACCCCATGACAGACCATACAACCACTCTGGGCGGCTAGTGCCAACATACCTTCATGTGTCACTGCCTGTTCGGTGACGGTATCGGGTTTAATACTTAATACCCATTGCGCTAGTTGTAGCGCTTCTGCTTCACTCACATTCACATTTGGTGGCATAAAACGCATATTGACCTTGCCTTCCCAATGCTGAGGGCCTTCCACCGTCCCTTTTACAATACGTTCGGCTAGTTTATCGGCTGGCATCGATCCATCTTTATAGCGCTCGGCAATATCAGCATAAGCAGGTGCTAAAGGAATCGCAGGCCCTGTTTTATGTTGCATACTATGACAAATAAAACAGCCTTTATGCGTGGCCTGCTCTAACATAGGATCAGCTTGTAAGCTCACAGCCATCAGACTTAAAACACTAGCCAATACAGTACGTACCAATTTCATAACTTTAACCTTAAACAAATGAATGACGTTCGCTCCTAGGTTATAGATTCTAGGTTGGTAAATCGTTGACGATAACCTAGCTACATACTCAGACTAATTAGGTGCTGGCGTTGGTGTATTCGCGGGAGTTGTTTCACCTTGAGAGTAATAATCATATTTATCCAAAATATCGCGGGTAAAACGCCATGCCTCGTTATACGACAAGCCACTATTTTCTGGGATAATAATTTTCACATATAAATCCGTACCATACTGATTTTTTAAGGCACTGAGTTCATTGTGTAAGGTGGTATTATCTACCGTGCGATGAACAAACTCGCTAGGTTTGCGAATCCGGTAGCTACCTTTTTGATAAATCACTTCGACTACCTGTTTATTTTTAGGGGAGCGAGCGGGGCGTAGCAGCTTTTGATATTTACTATCTAACTCATCTAGCTCACCTTGTAACTTGCTTAAGGCGGCGCTAGAGCTTGCTTTTAAGGTTTCGGTTTCACCGGTGAGGCGTTGTACCTCTTGCTCTAACTCAGTGGTACGCGTCTGGCGCTCATTGAGTTGCGTGCGCAAAGTTTGTGCCGTACTTAATGCGCTACTCAATTCTTGCTCTAGTGCTTGAGTGCGTTGTGTCGCTGCATTCATTTGCGCTTGATTGGCTTGTTGAGTTCGCTCGGTATTTTGTAGTGCTTGACGGGTATTATCTAACTCTTGGCTTAGCGTTTCAGCTTTGGCACGACTCCTGAGAAGTTCATACTCCACAGAAGCTGCACGATTGCGGTAGTAATCTAATTGCTCTTCTAAGCTAGCATTAGCTTTTAGTTGTGCCTCAGCTAGCTGTGAAGCTTGCTGTTCGGCTTGGATACTATTACGTAATTGCGCCACTAAACGGGTATTGCTCAATACTACTGTTAAAGTAATCAGCAAAAACACCATAGCCACTACCATCATAATGTCACTAAAGGACGGCCAAAAGCTCTCCTCGTGATCATCGTGTATTTCCTGTCCCCAACTCATCGCCGTGTCCCTTGTAAAATCGTATCAGGAGGAGTGAGTTTAGGTTCTAACTTAGTGCGATCCGGCGGGTTACTGGTAACCGGTGGTAGACGGAAACCTTCACGCAGGGTTTCCCGAATATCTTGAATCGTATAACCACTATTTTGTACCCCTTGATGTAGATCATCAACGGCGACCTGTAGGCGCTCACCCGCTTGTAAGAAGCGATCTTGAACACGGGTAATCAACTCTGCCGCTTGGCGTAGTTGCGCGGCAAGTGCCCCCACATGCTGCAAAAGTGCCGTTTCACCCACTTGGAAGCGGGGCAAAATATAAACCATAGTGACATCTTCAATATTGGTTTGTAACTCAGTACGAATGTCTTGTAGCCGCAAGTGCAAATACGAATACACCATATAGCAAACTATCGCCGTCACAGTAGTACTTAAAGCCGTCGACATACTGCCAATAATCGCCGCCATTGGCTCAGTATCCTGAGGATTCGTAAATAGTCGCGCCGCCCCCACTAACGCTAGAGATAGTGAAACTACTGTCCCAAATACCCCTGTTAGTATCAGCGTATTATGCACAAAGCGAATCAAAGTAAATTCCGCCCCTAATTGCGCTTGTAGGCTCGATGACAAGGCATTTTGCTCCGGTACAGCATGCTGGCGAGCAATCGTCACAATACGATCATAACGTTGTACCATCAGTGCGGCACGAGGCATTTCATAGGCAGGGTTTTCAGCACCTTCTTGGGCGCGTTTGGCAAATTTACGTATGACGGATTGTTCATGAGCAAAATCGAGTAAGAGCCAGCTCATGCGCAATACCCCCACTACAAACAACACCAGAATAAAACCATTTAATACAATGCCTATATCCACGCCCAAGCGGGTGGTTTGTCCGGTTTTAAAAAAATGTAGTATC contains:
- a CDS encoding bifunctional alpha/beta hydrolase/class I SAM-dependent methyltransferase, coding for MKTGQFTASEGTLLFYRAWDEVPQANGKIVLLLHRGHEHSERLSGVADVLVQAGYAVYAFDNRGHGYSKTPPSYEFMQLVRDLDAFVQFVCEETNKTQGDLFIVANSVGGVVASTWAHDYAPSIAGMALLAPAFKIKLYIPLAKPALDLAIRFKPTLDIKSYVKSRFLTHNRAEQERYNNDKLINPSIPARQLTTLLDTAKRVVNDAHLIVTPTLVVSAAQDYVVDNGAQLQFYATLSSPLKQHLILNDFYHGILYEHGAEQVTSAMLAFMQQCFTYDQPAMRDTLVTLTQFESNQIAGNKTTIINKASYKLQRLMMQRLGFLSDGMQIGLKYGFDSGVALDHVYKNQPSGLGIIGQAIDKQYLNAIGWRGIRQRKVHLQQLLKEAILKLQVAGQEVNIVDIAGGPARYLVELAQALPDIHVQVRDYQEQNLSEGKTLAQTLKLTNIHYLQANAFDPASYQNQAFRPNIVIISGVFELFSDNSLVQKAIKGIAQWLQPNGYIIYTGQPWHPQLEQIAHVLGNHQKQRWIMRRRSQYELDSLFNEYGFHKKMMKIDDWGIFTVSLAQLSESESTS
- a CDS encoding lysophospholipid acyltransferase family protein, giving the protein MLKILFFALIVRPFLLFIAGIKLIGQNYLPLDKPCILAANHNSHLDTLVLMNLYPFKKLKYIRPVAAADYFLKNKWIAWFSLKVLGIIPLDRTSTLDRGERLMGVENALKSGYSIILFPEGSRATNGEMAPFKSGIAYLARDFPHIPVIPIYMHGTGKVLPKGEKLLVPFGMEVNIGKPIYYTAESTKQTFMNELESSIRSLQKSLLST
- the cmoA gene encoding carboxy-S-adenosyl-L-methionine synthase CmoA; its protein translation is MSRDQVYAQPLPQVVDFTFNEAVADVFPDMIRRSVPGYETILTLLGVMGQEFIQPNTHVYDLGCSLGAATLALASRTQAEKVQFVGVDNSPAMVLRCEKILQRHLPRQPVQVLCADIRELNFEPASVIVLNFTLQFLPPQDRQALLERLYQALVPNGVLILSEKLKFAADAEQTFLTDLYSAFKRANGYSELEISQKRTALEHVLIPDTCAEHIERLSKIGFKQVYQWFQCLSFSSLIAVK
- a CDS encoding phosphatidate cytidylyltransferase, with amino-acid sequence MIDQLLTLLHSKSGLVILVIYTLLIFATLLIYLVKKYHTPELKARIQSWWWIISLFTLGVMINNTLAMFFFGLISFLALKEYFTLIPTRQTDRRIIFYAYLAIIVQYLFAHMQWYGMFVIWIPVYLFLLLPFRQVLIGDTKGFLENTSRIQWGLMMFVFGLSHLAYLITLTNPKNGVAIAGTDLVLYLILLTEANDILQYIWGKSVGKHKIIPKVSPNKTVEGFIGAFICITLLALVLSFLTPFSWYQALLAGMLISSAGFIGDVVISMIKRDIGVKDSGTLIPGHGGILDRIDSLTYTAPLFFHYVYYLYY
- a CDS encoding c-type cytochrome, producing the protein MKLVRTVLASVLSLMAVSLQADPMLEQATHKGCFICHSMQHKTGPAIPLAPAYADIAERYKDGSMPADKLAERIVKGTVEGPQHWEGKVNMRFMPPNVNVSEAEALQLAQWVLSIKPDTVTEQAVTHEGMLALAAQSGCMVCHGVDKQADTHYLPLAPTYKQIAEKYKNNPDASKIMVEAMLHGTLNRTEHWENVNMRFMPANPALKPEDAEKIAAWILTL
- a CDS encoding MotA/TolQ/ExbB proton channel family protein; its protein translation is MKPVQRHCYSTLSLIIGLLVLVLLAGAWFWEPILHFFKTGQTTRLGVDIGIVLNGFILVLFVVGVLRMSWLLLDFAHEQSVIRKFAKRAQEGAENPAYEMPRAALMVQRYDRIVTIARQHAVPEQNALSSSLQAQLGAEFTLIRFVHNTLILTGVFGTVVSLSLALVGAARLFTNPQDTEPMAAIIGSMSTALSTTVTAIVCYMVYSYLHLRLQDIRTELQTNIEDVTMVYILPRFQVGETALLQHVGALAAQLRQAAELITRVQDRFLQAGERLQVAVDDLHQGVQNSGYTIQDIRETLREGFRLPPVTSNPPDRTKLEPKLTPPDTILQGTRR
- a CDS encoding CDP-alcohol phosphatidyltransferase family protein; its protein translation is MATIYDLKPAFQNLLRPLVASLAKAGISPNQITIAALVMSLGMGLALTLTQGAKWLLVLLPLVLLIRMALNALDGLLAKEHQMQTPLGAMLNELGDVISDAALYLPFALLPNISPTLVVLFVITALLTEMAGLLGKTRRYDGPMGKSDRAFLMGTLGLLLGLNILPSTWVNSILIVALILSILTIINRCHKGLSQ
- a CDS encoding SDR family NAD(P)-dependent oxidoreductase, giving the protein MYQELLNYVPAQPVLQERVILVTGAASGIGHAVAVAYARFGATVVLLDKNVPALEVTYDKIVNAGYPEPAIYPLDLEKANQDDYALLAEKITETLGRLDGLVLNAAWLAAFMPIKLHDVDLWSQMFNINLHANFLILKNCLPLLEKAPDPAIVVSSDATNKPYYGGYGVSKAALDTLADLVMTEYDTPPQFIRVNKINTGPVRTSLRTLHYPGENQTTLVRPENVVGPYLFFMSPDAGKRTGESIDLGRLSADTLWPGNQE